The sequence AAATCAGATATTCAAATCCTATAACtaatagtattaatttattcaaatttattatataacaagaaaataatgaataagctAGTATAAAACTACGGATACGCTGACATAAATCTACGAAGAAACAACTGGAAATGCATGAATAATCAATTAAACCGGGGTTTGAatcctaaaaaagaaaaaaattcaccATATAAACTGAATTGGGGCAATTCATGTATTATAAACAACTTAATAATCATGCATGAATAAAAAATGTTTCTTAAAATTTGAATAAGTATGTTTTTTTAGAACCTTTTGAATAATATGTTGCGAGACTATCTCAACTCTTACAAATATATCTacagtattttattttattttatttttccaggGAAAATGGTGGGTGATGTAGAATGGAACTTGACAGCTACTTGTGTTGTGATTTTTCCACTTGTAATGTTGTTGATGATGAAAATTTGGAAGAAATCTGAAAGCGTTGGTGTCGATCTGCCACCAGGCCCTAAAAAACTCCCAATAATCGGAAACTTGCACCTCATTTCTGGTCCTCCTTTTCGTCGTCTTCGAGATCTATCCCTACAATATGGCCCAATAATGCATTTGAAGCTCGGCGAAGTGGACACCATCGTCGTCTCGTCGCCTAAAATTGCCAAAGAAATACTGAAAGACAATGATCCGATTTTCGCCAACAAGCCCCAAAGCATAGCCTTCAAGATATTCTGGTACAACTACATCAACATCGCGTTTTCCCCATACGGTGGGTATTGGAGGCAGATGCGCAAGATATGCATTCTCGAACTCCTCAGCGCTAAAAGTGTGCGTTCCTTCGGCTCCATCAGGAAGGATGAGGTTTCTCACCTCGTTGATTCTATCCGTCTCTCTGCCGGAGAGACGGTGAATCTGACCGAGAAGCTCTTCTCATTGATGAGCTCCATCACTTGTAGAGCTGCATTTGGGAAGGTGTGCAAGGATAAAGATTCATTGATCAGGTTAGTGACAGAAGTCGTTCAAATGGGCATCACCTCTTCACTTGCAGATATTTTCCCATCTTCCAAGATAGCTCACGCGCTGAGTTGGGGGACTAAGCTGAGATTGATGAGGATGCGTCGCAACCTTGATGTGATTTTCGACGGCATCATCCACGAGCACGAAACAAATCACAAGGATTGCAATGGAGAGTTTGGCAACGAAGATTTGGTAGATGTTTTGCTAAGGATTAAGGAAAGCGGAGAGCTGGAGTTCTCAATCGACTATGACAACATCAAAGCTGTACTATTAGTAAGTCAGATATCATCATTATAGACCTAATGGTAAAAACAGGACtgtaactttcaattttttatgttacgaaatttgaaaatgaggactataactttcattttttataattacactcctatttaacacatcaaaataAGGAGTGTATCAAGTTGTCTCATTTCTAACATAGTTCTGTTTATGCATAATGTAGGACTTGTTCGCAGGTGGAACTGAAACATCGTCGACAACTGTGGATTGGGCAATGGCAGAACTATTAAAGCATCCACAAGTGATGGTCAAAGCGCAAGCTGAAATAAGAAGAGTGGTGGAGGAAAAAAGTAACATTAATTGCATCGAAGAAGATGATATTCAAAAAATGAACTACTTAAGGCTTGTGATCATGGAAACCCTGAGGCTGCACCCTCCAGCTTCCATCATTCCCCGATTTTCGAGTGAGCAATGTAAAATAAGTGGATACACTATACCTGCAAAAATCAATGTTTTGGTGAATGTGTGGGCGATACAAAGAGATCCCAAGTATTGGACTAATCCAGAAATATTCCTACCAGAACGATTTGGTAAAGAGGAAATCATCGCAAGGGATTGTGTGTACCTTCCATTTGGGAGTGGGAAAAGAATGTGCCCAGGAATGTCATTTGGGTGGGCTAGTGTTGCGCTCCCTTTAGCTCAACTTCTCTACAACTTCAACTGGAAGCTCCCAATTGGTATTGACGCCCAAGCTTTGGACATGATTGAGACCTCTGGTATTACAACTTCAAGGAAAGAAAATCTTTTGGTTGTTGCAACTCTCTATCAATCCTCGCCGGgactttgaaattttaattttcctaGTCGATGAATAAATTTTCAAAGACAGTAGATTCAAAACTGAGAACTTTTGAACCCAGAGTTTGGATCTATAATAATGAAATTTTAGTTTTACCTTGGGTTACTTGGTTGGGTTGGTTGTTTGTTGGTGTGGAGTTCCACCTGAGTTCCCACCTTTGGCCTTTGTGTTTGCTATTTGTGATCGGACTTTCGGTCATGCTTGCGGGATTATTTTCCTCACCTTTGGTTGTCTTTGGTGCGTTTTGGTGCTCGTTTGTGCTTTTCTGTGTTTACTTTTACTGGCTTGTTCCTCGATGCTTTTGTTGCAGTTGCGGCTGGTTATTGGTGGGTGACGTTGTGGTTTCCGCAGTGTGCTGGTCCTTGCTCCGTTTTGTGCATGTGTTCCCTTTGGGTTGTTGGATGGTTTTCCCTCTCTAggtcttttgttttttttcctttgtTCTCTCTGGTCTTTGGTTTGTGTGAGCCGGGCTAcctaggggtgatggttaggccagAGCCTCTGAGGTGGCCCTTCCGCTCTTGGCTATTTCTCtgatttctctttttttctGGTTCTTCTTTTAGACGGGTGCTCTTTTCCGAGACCCGGCCCTCAGTAGCGTCTGTGCTTTCTTGGGTCTAggtttttccttcttttttaataaaatttctatttcagcaataATGAAATTTTAGTAAGCTGTtgtatcaaatttaaattataaatttataaaatgttGAAAGCATAAAGATGGAGAAGAAACCTCCATATATCGCAGGAgcagaaaaaataattttatttatgtaaaatGAACTCACAAAAAGTTGGCAAAGCCACAATAAAGAAATGTAAAAATAGCGAAAACTCGACATATTGAAAACAAAACTAAGAAAGGGAAAAAGGGATGACTGCATGTGTGcatttcaacactccccctcgaGATGGAAAGCAGGGGCAGCAAGAGTAAAGATATCAGCAAGCTGGAGACTGTTCTTGATGTTGAGAGGTTTGATCAGACCCAAAACTGATATTTCTCACAAACTGTATGGTAGTCTATTTCTAT comes from Salvia miltiorrhiza cultivar Shanhuang (shh) chromosome 3, IMPLAD_Smil_shh, whole genome shotgun sequence and encodes:
- the LOC131018238 gene encoding premnaspirodiene oxygenase-like, which gives rise to MLLMMKIWKKSESVGVDLPPGPKKLPIIGNLHLISGPPFRRLRDLSLQYGPIMHLKLGEVDTIVVSSPKIAKEILKDNDPIFANKPQSIAFKIFWYNYINIAFSPYGGYWRQMRKICILELLSAKSVRSFGSIRKDEVSHLVDSIRLSAGETVNLTEKLFSLMSSITCRAAFGKVCKDKDSLIRLVTEVVQMGITSSLADIFPSSKIAHALSWGTKLRLMRMRRNLDVIFDGIIHEHETNHKDCNGEFGNEDLVDVLLRIKESGELEFSIDYDNIKAVLLDLFAGGTETSSTTVDWAMAELLKHPQVMVKAQAEIRRVVEEKSNINCIEEDDIQKMNYLRLVIMETLRLHPPASIIPRFSSEQCKISGYTIPAKINVLVNVWAIQRDPKYWTNPEIFLPERFGKEEIIARDCVYLPFGSGKRMCPGMSFGWASVALPLAQLLYNFNWKLPIGIDAQALDMIETSGITTSRKENLLVVATLYQSSPGL